The DNA segment GCCTCCTGCAGCGGCCTCGCCACGATGAGGTGGTCGACGAAACTCAGTCCCGCGATGCGTCGCGCCACCGGGCCCCGGGCGACGACGCACCCCACCCGCAGGCTCGGCCCGGACACCTTGCTGAGGGAGTTCACGGTGATGACCCGGCCGTCGGTGTCGTCGCGCAGCAGGGACGGCGAGGTCGTCGGGCCGTGGCCGAGCCAGCGGGCGAAGTCGTCCTCGACGATGAACGCGCCGGCGCGCGCGGCGATCTCCAGCACGGGACGGCGGCGGTCGGTCGAGAGCACGGAACCGTCGGGGTTGGCGTAGGTGGGTTGCAGGTACAGCAGCCGCGCGCCGGACTGCTCGAAGGCGCGTTCGAGGAGTTCTGGGCGGACCCCGTCGGCGTCCGTGGGGACCGGCACCGGCACGAGCCCGGCGCTGCGCAGCAACGAGATGACCCCGGGGTAGCTGGGCACCGCGACGAGCACGGGGCTTCCCGCCGGCACGATCGAGCGCAGCACGGTGGACAGCGCCCCCTGGCCACCGGGGGTGATGAACACGTCGTCGCGGTCGGCCCCGAGCTGCTGGGCGAACCACGTCCGCAGCTCCGGGACGCCCGCGGGCGGCGGCACCGTCCACGCCTCCGGGCGGCGGGCCGCCCGGGCCATGGCCGAGGCCAGCCGCGAGGACGGTTGCAGGGACAGGTCGAGGTAACCGCGCGCCATGTCGAGGACGTCGTGCGAGGGGACGGTCAGGGCGGCCAGGACGCCCTCGGTCCGGACGGGGGAGGCGCCGAGGGCGACGCGCTGCCAGTCGGTGTCCACGGTCACGGTCCGGTGCGAGCGCGCGACGAAGGTGCCGGCGCCGGGACGGGTGACGACGGTGCCGTCCGCGACGAGGGCGTCGATGGCCCGCTGGACGGTGACGGGACCGACGCCGAGGTCCGCCACGAGACGGCGGCTGCTCGGCAGCTTCGCGCCGGCCGGCAGCGTGCCGGCCACCTCTCGCAGGCTGGCGGTCACGCGCTGCACGCTGCTACCGTTGTCCATGAAGAACAACAATAGCGCTATTGAAGCGCTGACCGGTAGCGGCCAGCACGTCGGGCGGAGCGGGCGGTGAGCGGCCTCGTCGTCCTCGTCGTCCTCGGCCTGCTCGTCGCGCTCGCCC comes from the Kineococcus mangrovi genome and includes:
- a CDS encoding aminotransferase-like domain-containing protein, which produces MDNGSSVQRVTASLREVAGTLPAGAKLPSSRRLVADLGVGPVTVQRAIDALVADGTVVTRPGAGTFVARSHRTVTVDTDWQRVALGASPVRTEGVLAALTVPSHDVLDMARGYLDLSLQPSSRLASAMARAARRPEAWTVPPPAGVPELRTWFAQQLGADRDDVFITPGGQGALSTVLRSIVPAGSPVLVAVPSYPGVISLLRSAGLVPVPVPTDADGVRPELLERAFEQSGARLLYLQPTYANPDGSVLSTDRRRPVLEIAARAGAFIVEDDFARWLGHGPTTSPSLLRDDTDGRVITVNSLSKVSGPSLRVGCVVARGPVARRIAGLSFVDHLIVARPLQEAAVELVTGAGWNAHLRGLSAALGARLDALSTALARELPECSWPRPRGGFSLWLRLPRGVDDLEVARRTRERGLAVGPGRHYVVAEEDAAHLRLCYAAITEQQIPAAVKVLAASL